GAAACTTGACTTCTGATCTTCGAGCTGTGCACTCAGCAGTTCATTGTTTCTCTCTAGAGCTTTGATCAGTATGCTGTCGACATCAGTTTTTACACAGTCACTCGATGACCGCTTTCTCTTCTTCGCGCCTTCTTGAAACTCCTCCTCTCTCCTGAAATCCTTGTTCTTGTTTCCTGTACCTTGGTTTGTATATGATGGCTTATATCTCATCTCTGTTGTTAACAATAGGAAAATGTGAGTTCTGTGAAAAGTTTGAGTAAATTTCTTGATTAATGCAGCATTGATTTATGGGATGTTTTAGTTTACCTGATATAGGCACTGGGGATGGAATTGTGTATGTTTTGTCATTTGCTTGAACGTTTTCCTTTCCCGGGCTTGTGACGAGCACCTCCTctgcctcctcctccgcctcctcACTGTCCACCATCCCATCCTCGTCGTCTAAGCCATCACCATTGACACTGTTCTCATGGGGACTCACTGCGACCAGCGCAAGCTGATATGCAGATCCTACGAAATCCTTCCCGTCCAGCACCTCATACACTTCTCGGTCGAAGAAACCAGGAAGCTTCCTCTCCCTTCTAGAATCACTCCTCATATCCCAGAAAGACTCGTCTTCTTCTTGTGGCACGCGGGAATCCCATGTCCGTATCTTCTTGAAATCGCTGAGGAGATTGCTCCATCTCTTCCGGCATTGGATCGGCCCTCTGCTCACTCCATTTCGTCTGCAGTGAGACGCGACGTAGTCCCATTTGGCCTCAACCTGGTCTGATCCGAAAACCGAACCAGATCTTCTGCCATTCTGCCCCCTCTCCTCTGCCAGCCTCTTACCTTCTATGAGCACCAGCGTCTCCTGTCGGCTCCACCTAGGATGTCGCGGTGTTTTGTTGCTGTCAGCGGGCGATTGCTGTCCTTGCGCCGCCATTCTAGAGAGTTGGATCTCTTGTGTGCTTAGCCAGACAGATCAAATGTGTGTTTGGGTGTGGTTTAGAAGGTTTCAATTGTGTCTTTATTCTGTGATGCACTTGTGATTGAGTGTCCTAAAAAGGGCAACAGTCTTTATTACAGGATCGAATGCACATGCTTACCAAATCGCtctctttcaatttattttatttatgtgatGAATCCTGTTATCTTTTAAGGCATATTGATCATTTTTGCTTGCAATTATGTCACATTCTTTAAATCTTTTGTTCTGTTGATTGACTATTTTTAACGTCACTTTCTCGATCAATATTGATTCTGTCACCTTCCTAATTGATCGGCACATTCATTGACCGGATTTGTTGATTGTGTGAATGTCTCTAATCTTTTGGTAATCTTTAGATCACATATCCAACGGTTGACCTAGTTGGCGCATGATACAAACTAAAATCAGACCTAGTTGGCGCATGGTACTAAGTACTAACTAAAATCATGCGATAATAAAACGAGTTCGATTCAATAAAAGTTTGTTTGATACGAATGTGACACGATTTCATAAACATCGATATGAGATTAATACATcgacaaatattttttagtcaCGAATACGACATGATTTTACAAACATTGATGTGGTACAGacgtaaaaatgataataatatataacatGATATGTATCATTATGATATaacaatacaataaattcaaatGCTAACTATATAAagtgtaataataaaaatgcacaaatattattgtgtgatatagtaattaatactagtatgatTATTTAGACGAAAACACTCCGCACACGATAATAAGACCCAATGCTCTCTCGCTGATTTTATGATTGTTTGCAGTACGTCAAAAATTGTTTGCTCTAGTATATAGATACTTCATCCGTTTTAAGtagaaacttttaaaatgacTTAGATTTGaatacaaaattggtaaagtcaaagagatatagaaagaaaaaacgTGTAGTAGAAACGAGTCATACCTCATATAGTGAAAGAAGTTTTCAAATTggaaaatttctatttttaggaaaatggataaaaaagaaaagagtttctatttatagaaaacGTTACACAgtaaaatatctttaatttgctaaaaaacaaagtattttatatttctaaatagtTAGTTAGTTAACTATTGCTACTACTACAAAATTCTAGTACTATAGATGTTGAAAACGACAAAATGCAATTACATtggtaaaattattttcctttaattaataaattgcgGTACGAATAATTTATCGTGTAGCCGTGTAATATCTTAAAACATTATCAATGTTCAGATTTTGTAAGTATCACAATTAGAATTATATAACTTCATTATCCATTGAATCAAACTCGTGATACCTCCAATGATCGTAGTTGGATTACCATTATAATCATATACTcttttacaatttaaaatatttgatcacgaccagtggcggatccaggattgATAAACGGAGGGAgcgaaatatatattagtaggtTGGTTTAGGGcgaaaattttcgattttcAGAGCGACTTCGGGGCAAACGGAGGGGGCGAACATGGTAATTTTACGTCCGGATAAGAAGAAATAAGTCGCACGGAGGAGCAACCGCCCCCTCCTGCCACCCCTAATCCGCCACTGATCACGACTATCCATTGGTTTATGGAAAACAATCTCTGTCCGCGAAATAATAATACttacacatttttttcatttttaacgtCTACAGCATACTCCACATAATAGTAGATGTTTTTagttactagtattatattcCACATTATAGTATTGTTGTAACTTGTACATAATCGCAATAACtactcaataaaaaaatgaattcccACTCTTCGtacaataaaagaaattattttgaaatttcatgatatttataaaataatgatttttttattgaaaacgATATTAATGTATAAACTGGGGTCATTACACCttacatacaaaatgtttcaccaatattttaattgagtacaaaatattttaagttaacaaatatcatacaaaaagttgATTAGCGTTtcaaattagtagtatatcacgtctaaaaatcactaacatcattacttttttattctttttgacTCTAAAATTAGCTACAAATATTAGCTGAAAGTTAAATGTGAATTcattgcttgataaaatgccCATATGGTATTatttagagaaataatatcatgttttttaggcataattttggagaaaaataagaaaaaataatagtgtTAGTGATGTTAGATGGAATTTActaatttgtaatattaattaaatattttatatgatatttattaacttaaaatattttgtaatcaGTGAAACATtagtgaaatattttgtatgtaaatCCGTGTAAActcataagagcatccgcaacgcgGGCTCGATTTTggctcggtctcgtctcgacgagacgagccaGCATCGAGTCAGCGTTGCGAGGctcgtctcgtctcgacgagacgagacatcTCGTCG
The nucleotide sequence above comes from Salvia hispanica cultivar TCC Black 2014 chromosome 5, UniMelb_Shisp_WGS_1.0, whole genome shotgun sequence. Encoded proteins:
- the LOC125190112 gene encoding trihelix transcription factor ASR3-like, which produces MAAQGQQSPADSNKTPRHPRWSRQETLVLIEGKRLAEERGQNGRRSGSVFGSDQVEAKWDYVASHCRRNGVSRGPIQCRKRWSNLLSDFKKIRTWDSRVPQEEDESFWDMRSDSRRERKLPGFFDREVYEVLDGKDFVGSAYQLALVAVSPHENSVNGDGLDDEDGMVDSEEAEEEAEEVLVTSPGKENVQANDKTYTIPSPVPISEMRYKPSYTNQGTGNKNKDFRREEEFQEGAKKRKRSSSDCVKTDVDSILIKALERNNELLSAQLEDQKSSFQLAREQNKEQHERIVEALTKINAALEKIANKL